One window from the genome of Dyadobacter sp. CECT 9275 encodes:
- a CDS encoding DUF4249 domain-containing protein, which yields MVIQNIFKSLVYSLVLLSTLMSLMSCEDVIDLKTANGPSQMVVDGWITNQPGAQTIRLTWSADYFDNGAAKPVLNAEVTVTDNLGNKYEFPYSGADGKYVWNGADTLGHIGRTYTLSIKNGDDTYTAFNQIKRVPTVDSVVYQHETYPFEPDKGPKKGFIAEFYARDFVGEGDTYWIKPVVSGKVSANNPVNISIAYDAAFGSGAPSDGLIFILPLRQSITVDSLYSAGNSVGVELHSITNEAFEFLKLVREQASNGGLFATPNSNIKSNVVNTNANGPKALGYFGASAVSRKETVIDPAKARPEED from the coding sequence ATGGTTATTCAAAATATATTTAAATCGTTGGTTTACAGTCTCGTATTGTTATCCACATTGATGTCGCTCATGAGTTGCGAAGATGTAATCGATCTGAAAACAGCCAATGGCCCTTCCCAGATGGTTGTGGATGGCTGGATTACCAACCAGCCCGGCGCACAGACGATCCGCCTGACGTGGTCAGCAGATTATTTTGATAATGGTGCGGCGAAGCCTGTTCTAAACGCAGAGGTTACTGTCACGGACAATCTAGGAAACAAATATGAATTTCCCTACAGTGGTGCCGACGGGAAGTATGTCTGGAATGGTGCGGATACCCTGGGGCATATTGGAAGAACCTACACCCTTAGCATCAAAAATGGGGATGATACCTATACGGCTTTTAACCAGATCAAACGGGTACCAACCGTGGATTCGGTGGTATACCAGCACGAAACCTACCCCTTTGAGCCGGATAAAGGTCCCAAAAAAGGATTTATTGCTGAATTTTACGCACGTGATTTCGTAGGAGAAGGAGATACCTACTGGATTAAGCCGGTGGTGAGCGGGAAAGTAAGTGCAAACAATCCGGTGAATATTTCTATTGCGTACGATGCGGCTTTCGGGTCAGGGGCACCTTCGGACGGGCTTATATTTATACTTCCCCTGCGGCAGTCGATTACGGTAGATTCACTTTATTCCGCCGGAAATTCAGTTGGGGTGGAATTACACAGCATTACCAATGAGGCATTTGAGTTTTTGAAACTGGTACGGGAGCAGGCCAGTAACGGAGGGTTGTTTGCCACGCCTAACTCTAATATCAAGTCCAACGTGGTGAATACGAATGCCAACGGCCCCAAAGCCCTGGGGTACTTTGGAGCCTCTGCCGTGAGCCGGAAGGAAACGGTGATTGATCCGGCCAAAGCACGTCCGGAAGAAGACTGA
- the rpmB gene encoding 50S ribosomal protein L28 — translation MAKVCQITGKRTRVGNNVSHANNKVKRKFFPNLQKKRFFLPSTGEWVTLRVAASALRTINKNGIEATIQKAYDKGTLTF, via the coding sequence ATGGCTAAGGTTTGTCAAATTACTGGAAAAAGAACACGCGTTGGAAATAATGTTTCTCACGCTAACAATAAAGTAAAACGTAAATTCTTCCCGAATTTGCAAAAGAAACGTTTCTTCCTTCCTTCAACCGGAGAATGGGTTACGTTAAGAGTAGCTGCTTCTGCACTTCGTACAATCAACAAGAATGGTATCGAAGCTACTATTCAGAAAGCATACGACAAAGGCACGCTTACATTCTAA
- the folK gene encoding 2-amino-4-hydroxy-6-hydroxymethyldihydropteridine diphosphokinase, producing MARSNSVYLLLGSNLGERSQVLQAARLLIGKRVGEIVRASSVYETSPWGVTDQPAFMNQVLEVNTALQPEEVLRIVLEAEHELGRIRYEKWGARVIDIDILYYNDFVLAGARLTVPHPRLHERRFTLVPLSEIASDFLHPLFKKTSAELLSTCTDDGEVMKLS from the coding sequence ATGGCTCGCTCAAATTCGGTATATCTTTTGCTGGGATCCAATCTGGGCGAACGTTCCCAGGTGCTGCAGGCCGCCCGGCTGCTCATCGGAAAACGTGTGGGCGAGATTGTCCGGGCATCATCGGTTTATGAGACCTCTCCCTGGGGTGTAACGGACCAGCCTGCTTTTATGAACCAGGTACTGGAGGTAAATACAGCATTGCAGCCGGAAGAGGTACTCCGGATTGTACTGGAAGCAGAGCACGAGCTGGGCAGGATTCGGTATGAAAAATGGGGCGCACGGGTTATAGACATTGACATACTGTATTATAACGACTTTGTGCTGGCAGGCGCGCGGCTGACGGTACCTCATCCCAGGCTTCATGAAAGGCGCTTTACTTTGGTTCCTCTTTCCGAAATTGCCTCTGATTTTTTACACCCTCTTTTCAAAAAAACCAGTGCAGAGTTGTTGTCCACATGCACGGACGACGGGGAGGTTATGAAACTTTCATAA
- a CDS encoding TonB-dependent receptor produces the protein MKNEKLKGALMLALMMIMSLTADAQTKQTISGFVKDLANGEGLIGVSVYVRETETGVTTNTYGFYSLTLPAGQYNVVYSYIGYQKIIKEVNLSTDQTVNIEMADESNQLQEVTISTQKEDENVRSIEMSVNKVEMKTIKKMPALLGEVDLIRSIQLLPGVTTVGEGASGFNVRGGDISQNLVLLDEAPVYNSSHLFGFFSVFNPDAVKDVKLIKGGIPAQYGGRISSILDVRMKEGNAKKREINGGIGSIFSRLTYEQPFAAGKGSFIVAARRSYIDILAKPFLNKDLRDSKFNFYDLTAKVNYRLGEKDTFFASGYFGKDVFGGGDFAFGWGNATATGRWNHIFSNKLFMNLTGYYSNYDYSLGQNVNDDNARDKFDWKSKIISKSIKPDFTYYITPNNQLTFGGQYIRYDSRPGKAIAISEGETTDISLDPKYADESALYIGNEQKFGDKISLQYGIRYSYFRSLGPGTEYDYIEEVKGQRKLPVLPGKEYGKGDVIKSYGNWEPRASLNIGLNATTSIKASYNRTAQYLHLLSNTAASSPLDVWTLSSPIIKPEMADQVALGWFQNFKDNTYEASVEVYYKKLYNQIDYVPGSDLLLNQYFTGDLLFGKGRAYGAEFYLKKNKGKLTGWVSYTLSRTERQVETVNNDDWFPARFDKPHNFTSVAIYELRKRLTLSANFTIASGTPATFATNRYEIQGWALGNNYEGKRNNSRIPAYHRLDLAATLKSKRKLFKTGEGEWVFSVYNVYNRRNPFSVYTRVNEDNALKTEAVRYSVIGSMIPSVTYNFKF, from the coding sequence ATGAAAAATGAAAAGTTAAAAGGAGCATTGATGCTGGCTTTGATGATGATCATGAGCCTTACCGCAGATGCCCAGACCAAACAGACGATCAGCGGGTTTGTAAAAGACCTTGCAAACGGAGAAGGCCTCATTGGTGTTTCGGTGTATGTCCGCGAGACGGAAACGGGCGTGACCACCAATACCTACGGATTTTATTCCCTCACACTTCCGGCAGGCCAGTACAATGTGGTTTACAGTTACATTGGATATCAAAAGATAATCAAAGAGGTAAACCTGTCCACAGACCAGACGGTGAATATCGAAATGGCCGATGAAAGTAATCAGCTACAAGAGGTGACGATCTCCACCCAGAAGGAAGATGAGAATGTCCGCAGCATTGAGATGTCGGTGAATAAAGTGGAAATGAAAACCATCAAAAAGATGCCAGCGCTGCTTGGTGAGGTGGACCTGATCAGGAGCATCCAGCTTTTACCGGGTGTGACCACCGTGGGAGAGGGAGCCTCCGGATTTAACGTTCGTGGCGGGGATATCTCTCAGAACCTGGTGCTGCTGGATGAGGCACCGGTTTATAATTCCTCTCACCTTTTTGGTTTTTTCTCGGTTTTTAACCCCGACGCGGTGAAGGACGTGAAACTGATCAAGGGCGGGATCCCGGCGCAGTATGGCGGAAGGATATCCTCTATTCTGGATGTCAGGATGAAAGAGGGGAATGCCAAAAAACGTGAAATCAATGGTGGGATAGGTTCCATATTCTCACGCCTTACTTATGAACAGCCTTTTGCTGCAGGAAAAGGGTCGTTCATCGTAGCCGCGCGGCGTTCGTACATCGACATTCTGGCCAAGCCGTTTCTGAATAAAGACCTGCGCGATTCCAAATTCAATTTTTATGATCTCACGGCCAAAGTGAATTACCGGCTGGGAGAAAAAGATACCTTTTTCGCATCAGGATACTTTGGTAAAGATGTTTTCGGTGGAGGCGACTTCGCCTTTGGCTGGGGCAATGCTACTGCCACTGGGCGCTGGAATCACATTTTTTCCAACAAATTATTCATGAACCTGACTGGCTACTATAGTAATTACGACTACTCTCTGGGCCAGAATGTGAATGATGATAATGCCAGGGATAAATTTGACTGGAAATCTAAGATCATCAGCAAGAGTATCAAGCCCGATTTCACCTATTACATCACACCGAACAACCAGCTTACTTTTGGCGGACAATATATCCGGTATGATTCCCGTCCGGGCAAGGCTATAGCCATTTCCGAAGGAGAAACAACCGATATTAGTCTTGATCCGAAGTATGCTGATGAATCAGCGCTTTATATTGGTAACGAGCAAAAATTCGGGGACAAAATATCCTTGCAATATGGTATCCGTTACAGTTATTTCCGCAGCCTGGGACCAGGTACCGAATATGATTATATCGAAGAAGTGAAAGGACAGCGGAAACTGCCTGTGCTTCCTGGAAAAGAATATGGTAAAGGCGATGTGATCAAGTCATACGGCAACTGGGAGCCACGCGCTTCTCTGAATATCGGGCTGAATGCTACTACTTCCATCAAGGCAAGTTATAACCGTACGGCGCAGTACCTGCATTTGCTCTCCAATACGGCAGCAAGTTCCCCGCTGGACGTATGGACGCTGAGTTCGCCCATTATTAAACCCGAGATGGCCGATCAGGTGGCTTTGGGCTGGTTTCAGAATTTCAAAGATAATACCTACGAGGCTTCTGTGGAAGTGTACTACAAAAAGCTGTATAACCAGATTGACTATGTGCCGGGCTCAGACCTGCTGCTGAACCAGTATTTTACAGGTGACCTGCTGTTTGGCAAAGGAAGAGCATATGGTGCGGAATTTTACCTTAAAAAGAACAAAGGTAAGCTGACGGGCTGGGTAAGTTATACCTTGTCAAGAACCGAGAGACAAGTGGAAACCGTTAATAATGACGACTGGTTTCCAGCCAGGTTTGACAAGCCCCACAATTTCACATCCGTGGCCATTTATGAACTGAGAAAACGGCTGACACTCTCTGCGAACTTTACAATTGCTTCCGGTACCCCGGCTACTTTTGCTACCAACCGTTACGAAATTCAGGGCTGGGCACTGGGTAACAATTATGAAGGCAAAAGAAATAACAGCAGGATACCGGCATACCATCGCCTCGACTTGGCCGCTACGCTGAAGTCCAAACGGAAGTTGTTCAAAACCGGTGAAGGAGAATGGGTATTCTCGGTCTATAATGTTTACAACAGGAGGAATCCCTTTTCGGTATATACCCGTGTAAATGAAGATAATGCACTGAAAACAGAGGCGGTACGCTATTCTGTGATCGGCAGCATGATCCCTTCTGTAACCTATAACTTTAAGTTTTAA
- a CDS encoding sensor histidine kinase → MPRRTIQWLTVFSALLIIGVVITQIFWVKQALELRRRQFNQNAHVALQDVAGQLAKVNGVMQTVNPVEQLSPEYFLVNTNSTTQPELLEHFIKESFQKHNLITDFEIGIYDCTTNRMRYGMSLSTKNNDKTSAPTSDWIKTDKYPYYFGVRFPEQEAYFAGSINNAIGSSALVLVAVSLFAYALFVILRQKQLSEVQKDFVNNMTHELQTPISTIRIAADVLNSDIITSQPERHSRYVSIVQEEIRRLQGQVEMVLSTAKAEQNALHLQKEWFDVDEVIRSVLLPYDEKVNFTSETSDPFIEADPFHFRCMMNNLIDNALKYSEDIPHVIVRTSNEGRALVVCVQDEGIGIAPEYQKKIFNQFFRIPYGDVHNVKGFGIGLSYVKQIILAHHWKLTLDSALGKGSSFKIRIPQGKADRGRSFK, encoded by the coding sequence ATGCCCCGCAGAACCATTCAATGGCTTACCGTTTTCTCTGCCCTGCTGATTATCGGCGTGGTGATCACACAGATATTCTGGGTGAAGCAGGCGCTTGAACTACGTCGCAGGCAGTTTAACCAGAACGCCCATGTTGCATTGCAGGATGTGGCAGGCCAGCTGGCAAAAGTGAATGGCGTGATGCAGACAGTGAACCCGGTTGAACAGCTTTCCCCGGAATATTTTCTGGTGAACACCAACTCCACCACACAGCCCGAGTTACTCGAACATTTCATCAAGGAGAGCTTCCAGAAACACAACCTTATCACTGATTTTGAGATCGGAATTTATGACTGTACCACCAACAGGATGCGGTACGGGATGTCGTTAAGTACCAAAAATAATGACAAAACCTCCGCCCCGACCTCCGACTGGATCAAAACCGACAAGTATCCCTATTACTTCGGCGTAAGATTTCCCGAGCAGGAGGCCTATTTTGCCGGAAGTATCAACAACGCCATCGGGTCGTCGGCGCTGGTACTGGTGGCGGTATCGCTTTTTGCCTACGCACTTTTTGTAATACTCCGCCAGAAACAGCTGTCGGAAGTGCAAAAGGATTTTGTGAATAACATGACGCACGAACTACAGACGCCCATTTCAACCATCAGAATTGCCGCCGACGTGCTGAATTCGGACATCATTACCAGCCAGCCCGAAAGGCACAGCCGGTATGTAAGTATTGTTCAGGAAGAGATCAGGCGGCTGCAGGGGCAGGTAGAAATGGTACTTTCCACCGCAAAGGCCGAACAAAATGCCTTACATCTGCAAAAGGAATGGTTTGATGTGGACGAAGTGATTCGTTCGGTACTGTTGCCTTACGACGAGAAGGTGAACTTCACCAGCGAAACGAGCGACCCGTTTATTGAAGCGGATCCGTTCCACTTTCGCTGTATGATGAACAACCTGATCGATAATGCCCTGAAATACTCGGAAGATATCCCGCATGTGATCGTCAGAACCAGCAATGAGGGCCGTGCGCTAGTGGTGTGCGTGCAGGACGAAGGTATTGGTATAGCCCCCGAATACCAGAAAAAAATATTTAACCAGTTTTTCAGGATACCTTATGGCGACGTGCACAATGTCAAAGGATTCGGTATTGGCCTGAGTTATGTGAAGCAGATCATCCTGGCGCATCACTGGAAACTGACCCTGGACAGCGCTCTGGGAAAGGGAAGCAGCTTTAAGATACGTATCCCGCAGGGAAAAGCAGACCGGGGCAGAAGTTTTAAGTAA
- a CDS encoding DmpA family aminopeptidase produces MKVLSILLLSSLPYLVMAQQRPREAGIKIGVLPTGAGNAITDVEGVRVGQITLYEGADVRTGVTAILQHGGNIFQQKVPAAVYVGNGFGKLTGSTQIEELGTMETPIVLTNTLSVPTAADGLIDWTLGQGGNENVRSVNAVVGETNDGTLNDIRGRYIKKEHVLNALAQASDGKVEEGNVGAGTGTVCFGWKGGIGTSSRKLPQNLGGYTVGVLVQSNFGGVLQVDGVPVGEVLGKYAFKDNLDKSAAGSCMIVVATDAPLDARNLKRLAKRAMLGLGKTGGIAENGSGDYVLAFSTVNRVLHETQQATSGATLLHNDYVSPLFMAVIEATEEAIINSLFMAKTSTGFNGSKVEELPEDQVLQIMKKYGRLN; encoded by the coding sequence ATGAAAGTGTTAAGTATATTGTTGTTAAGCAGCTTACCCTACCTGGTTATGGCGCAGCAACGTCCCAGGGAAGCGGGAATAAAGATAGGTGTACTCCCGACGGGAGCAGGCAATGCCATCACCGATGTGGAAGGGGTGAGGGTGGGGCAGATAACCCTCTATGAAGGAGCAGACGTGCGGACCGGCGTCACTGCAATTTTACAGCACGGAGGGAACATTTTTCAGCAAAAAGTCCCCGCCGCCGTATATGTCGGAAACGGTTTTGGAAAACTGACCGGTTCAACACAGATAGAAGAACTCGGCACAATGGAAACCCCCATTGTTCTTACGAATACCCTGAGTGTACCAACCGCCGCCGACGGACTGATCGACTGGACGCTTGGACAGGGCGGTAACGAAAATGTGAGATCTGTTAATGCCGTGGTGGGCGAAACCAATGATGGTACACTCAATGATATCCGCGGACGCTACATAAAAAAGGAACATGTATTAAATGCGCTCGCGCAAGCGTCTGACGGAAAAGTGGAAGAAGGAAACGTGGGTGCGGGCACAGGTACCGTTTGTTTTGGATGGAAAGGGGGCATAGGTACCTCATCAAGGAAGCTGCCGCAGAATCTGGGAGGGTATACGGTTGGCGTACTGGTGCAGTCCAACTTTGGGGGAGTGCTGCAGGTGGACGGTGTGCCGGTTGGAGAAGTGCTAGGGAAATATGCGTTCAAGGATAATCTGGACAAGTCGGCGGCGGGTTCCTGCATGATTGTGGTAGCGACGGATGCACCGCTGGACGCGCGTAACCTGAAAAGGCTCGCCAAAAGGGCCATGCTCGGGCTTGGAAAAACAGGCGGTATTGCTGAAAACGGAAGCGGAGACTATGTACTGGCGTTTTCCACTGTCAACCGGGTTTTACATGAAACCCAACAGGCAACCAGCGGAGCTACCTTGCTGCATAATGATTATGTTTCTCCTTTGTTTATGGCTGTGATTGAAGCTACCGAAGAAGCGATTATCAATTCACTTTTTATGGCCAAAACGTCAACAGGTTTCAATGGAAGTAAAGTGGAAGAGTTACCGGAAGACCAGGTACTCCAGATTATGAAGAAATACGGCAGGTTAAACTGA
- a CDS encoding response regulator transcription factor — MKKKILYVEDDPNLAFATKDNLEQFDYDIIHAADGAEALELFGKEHFDICVLDIMLPKMDGFTLAEQIRKQDALVPILFLTARSLQEDKIKGLKLGGDDYITKPFSIEELRLRIEVFLRRSTSATPAASKIEPGKVGIYDFDFQKLTLSGNGVLQNLTFREAEVLKYLSDRPGQVIRRDDLLKAIWGDDDYFMGRSLDVFISRLRKYLSADPAIKIDNIHGVGFRMRW, encoded by the coding sequence TTGAAAAAGAAAATATTATACGTTGAGGATGATCCTAACCTCGCTTTCGCTACCAAAGATAATCTGGAACAATTTGATTACGACATCATTCATGCCGCAGACGGTGCCGAAGCCCTGGAATTATTTGGGAAAGAGCATTTTGATATCTGTGTGCTGGATATTATGCTGCCCAAAATGGACGGTTTTACCCTGGCTGAACAGATCCGGAAACAGGATGCGCTGGTACCCATTCTGTTCCTGACGGCGCGCTCACTGCAGGAGGATAAGATCAAAGGACTCAAACTTGGGGGTGACGATTACATTACCAAACCCTTCAGTATTGAGGAACTGAGGCTACGGATCGAGGTTTTTTTGAGGAGAAGTACCTCTGCCACCCCTGCGGCGTCAAAGATTGAGCCGGGGAAAGTGGGAATTTACGATTTTGATTTTCAAAAACTTACCTTGTCGGGGAATGGGGTGCTGCAAAATCTGACCTTCAGGGAGGCGGAGGTACTGAAATATCTGTCCGACCGCCCCGGCCAGGTGATCCGCCGCGATGACCTGCTGAAGGCGATCTGGGGTGATGACGATTATTTCATGGGCAGGAGCCTGGACGTGTTCATTTCAAGGTTGCGCAAATATTTATCCGCTGACCCGGCCATCAAAATTGATAATATTCACGGCGTAGGGTTCCGGATGCGGTGGTGA
- a CDS encoding sensor histidine kinase, with protein MHFVLNYYSLRLFFDGMLVMMLFYVLITYYWQRKRVLIFYALYIISMLVYMTLDDTFYYHFDNDSPKNIVDAYDFALGTSQYLSLYLYGQFAILFMDLRDNDPLCVRIIGAIAVLSVVSVAMDFYYFFVNNNIDHYIFERCKEVLRYVFAALGLAVIYRVLRLRTRVVSFFVLGTMCYITGMIVAIFLLKLDSWTARDISKPFSFPMIPTEIGMILETICFTIGISWINRRTEMEKFQYHEELIGQLRQNEEKQLKLQLIRNDIARDLHDEIGSDVSGIKLLSTVASRQIESEPQEARSTLKMIGDRANIIMSAMREIVWSLNSDPESEDTLSLRLMETTEYVFRPSNLTVHTDIPESIPLWSMLPHYRRDLLLIYKEALHNVVKHASAENVYIHVGISPDYLELSIKDDGVGFDSSLKQLGNGLKNIQQRTSKLNGEVRITSAPGQGTRLSIRFPVTTDIPVNNPAH; from the coding sequence ATGCATTTTGTGCTAAACTATTACAGCCTGCGTCTTTTCTTTGACGGAATGCTGGTCATGATGCTGTTTTACGTACTCATCACCTATTACTGGCAAAGAAAACGTGTGCTCATTTTTTACGCACTTTACATCATTTCCATGCTCGTATACATGACGCTGGATGATACCTTCTACTATCATTTTGACAATGATTCTCCCAAAAACATTGTAGATGCCTACGATTTTGCACTGGGTACGTCTCAATATCTTTCGCTTTACCTGTATGGGCAGTTTGCGATACTCTTCATGGACCTGCGCGACAACGATCCACTTTGTGTCCGCATTATCGGTGCCATCGCGGTATTGTCAGTAGTGAGTGTGGCTATGGATTTCTATTATTTTTTTGTCAACAACAATATAGATCATTACATTTTTGAACGCTGCAAGGAAGTATTAAGATATGTTTTTGCTGCACTTGGCCTGGCGGTTATCTACAGGGTCCTACGCCTGAGAACCCGCGTGGTTTCATTCTTCGTGCTGGGCACCATGTGTTATATCACCGGAATGATCGTTGCCATTTTTCTGCTAAAACTGGATTCCTGGACTGCCAGGGATATCAGTAAACCGTTTTCCTTTCCCATGATTCCTACGGAAATTGGAATGATACTGGAAACCATCTGTTTTACGATAGGTATCTCCTGGATCAACCGACGTACGGAGATGGAAAAATTCCAATACCACGAAGAACTGATCGGTCAGCTTCGGCAAAACGAGGAAAAGCAGCTGAAACTTCAGTTGATCCGGAATGATATTGCCCGCGACCTGCACGATGAAATAGGTTCTGACGTTAGTGGGATCAAGCTCTTAAGCACGGTGGCTTCCAGGCAAATTGAAAGTGAACCACAGGAGGCCCGATCAACCCTTAAAATGATCGGAGACCGGGCTAATATCATTATGTCAGCAATGCGCGAGATTGTCTGGAGCCTGAACTCTGACCCGGAATCTGAGGATACCCTTAGTCTTCGCCTGATGGAAACCACCGAGTATGTATTCCGCCCCAGTAACCTTACCGTGCACACAGATATCCCTGAATCCATACCGCTGTGGTCCATGCTTCCGCATTATCGACGCGACCTGTTACTGATTTACAAGGAGGCTCTGCACAATGTGGTGAAACATGCCAGCGCCGAAAATGTATATATTCATGTAGGCATATCCCCTGATTACCTTGAGCTGAGCATCAAAGACGATGGTGTGGGTTTCGACAGCAGTCTGAAACAGCTTGGTAACGGATTAAAAAATATCCAGCAGCGCACAAGCAAATTGAATGGGGAAGTCCGGATAACGTCCGCTCCCGGCCAGGGAACACGGCTCTCCATTCGTTTTCCTGTAACAACGGATATTCCGGTGAACAATCCCGCTCACTGA